A window of the Kosakonia sp. BYX6 genome harbors these coding sequences:
- a CDS encoding M4 family metallopeptidase, which yields MDPRRLHSVIPPYILRRIIDQGSELQKRCAQQTLTHVQTLMAHSHGKPSAPQATSRGELIRDIYDAQQKETLPGEQVRYEGQPSNGDVAVDEAYDYLGVTHDFFWKAWKRNSLDNQGLVLSGTVHYGHEYQNAFWNGQQMVFGDGDGEIFNRFTIAIDVVAHELSHGVTESEAALIYFEQSGALNESLSDVFGSLVKQYHKQQTAEQADWIIGEGLLAKGINGKGLRSMSEPGTAYDDELLGKDPQPAHMDAFVKTREDNGGVHLNSGIPNRAFYLAATAIGGYAWEKTGYAWYDTVCDKSLAQNADFAAFAKLTIKHGEKRSGKQVAAAIEQAWKDVGVL from the coding sequence ATGGACCCACGTCGGCTGCATAGCGTTATTCCTCCCTATATCCTTCGTCGCATCATTGACCAGGGCTCCGAGCTGCAAAAGCGCTGCGCCCAACAAACGTTAACCCATGTGCAAACGCTGATGGCGCATAGCCACGGGAAACCCAGCGCGCCGCAGGCCACTTCGCGTGGCGAGCTGATACGCGACATTTATGATGCTCAACAAAAAGAGACACTGCCGGGCGAACAGGTGCGTTATGAAGGTCAGCCGTCAAATGGCGATGTGGCGGTTGATGAAGCTTATGATTACCTCGGCGTCACGCATGATTTTTTCTGGAAAGCGTGGAAACGAAACTCGCTGGATAACCAGGGTCTGGTGCTGAGCGGCACGGTACATTACGGGCATGAATATCAGAACGCGTTCTGGAATGGTCAGCAGATGGTGTTTGGCGATGGCGACGGGGAAATTTTCAACCGTTTTACCATCGCCATTGATGTGGTAGCGCATGAACTTAGCCACGGCGTCACAGAATCGGAAGCGGCGCTGATCTACTTTGAGCAGTCCGGGGCGCTGAACGAGTCGTTATCGGATGTGTTCGGCTCGCTGGTCAAGCAATACCACAAGCAGCAAACAGCGGAACAGGCGGACTGGATCATCGGTGAAGGCTTGCTGGCAAAAGGGATTAACGGCAAGGGCTTACGCTCAATGTCTGAACCCGGCACCGCATATGATGATGAGTTACTCGGCAAAGATCCGCAGCCCGCGCATATGGATGCATTTGTGAAAACCCGGGAAGATAACGGCGGCGTCCATCTGAATTCCGGCATTCCTAACCGCGCGTTTTATCTGGCGGCAACAGCAATTGGCGGTTATGCGTGGGAAAAAACCGGTTACGCCTGGTACGATACCGTCTGCGATAAGTCGCTGGCGCAAAATGCGGATTTTGCCGCCTTCGCGAAGCTGACCATCAAGCATGGCGAGAAACGTTCCGGTAAACAGGTGGCGGCGGCTATCGAACAGGCCTGGAAAGATGTCGGAGTATTATGA
- the guaA gene encoding glutamine-hydrolyzing GMP synthase, with the protein MTDNIHKHRILILDFGSQYTQLVARRVRELGVYCELWAWDVTEAQIRGFNPSGIILSGGPESTTEDNSPRAPQYVFEAGVPVLGVCYGMQTMAMQLGGHVEGSNEREFGYAQVEVQTDSALIRGIEDSLTAEGKALLDVWMSHGDKVTAIPSDFVTVASTETCPFAIMANEEKRFYGVQFHPEVTHTRQGLRLLERFVRDICQCEALWTPAKIIDDAVERIRQQVGGDKVILGLSGGVDSSVTAMLLHRAIGKNLTCVFVDNGLLRLNEAEQVLDMFGDHFGLNIVHVPAEERFLSALAGENDPEAKRKIIGRVFVEVFDEEALKLEDVKWLAQGTIYPDVIESAASATGKAHVIKSHHNVGGLPKEMKMGLVEPLKELFKDEVRKIGLELGLPYDMLYRHPFPGPGLGVRVLGEVKKEYCDLLRRADAIFIEELHKADLYNKVSQAFTVFLPVRSVGVMGDGRKYDWVVSLRAVETIDFMTAHWAHLPYDFLGRVSNRIINEVNGISRVVYDISGKPPATIEWE; encoded by the coding sequence ATGACGGACAATATTCATAAACATCGTATTCTCATCCTCGACTTTGGCTCGCAATACACACAACTGGTCGCACGTCGCGTGCGTGAACTGGGCGTCTATTGTGAACTGTGGGCGTGGGATGTCACCGAAGCGCAGATCCGCGGCTTCAATCCAAGCGGCATCATCCTTTCCGGTGGCCCGGAAAGCACCACAGAAGATAACAGCCCCCGCGCGCCGCAATATGTTTTCGAAGCCGGTGTTCCGGTGCTGGGTGTGTGCTACGGCATGCAGACCATGGCGATGCAACTCGGCGGCCACGTTGAAGGTTCCAACGAGCGCGAATTTGGTTACGCGCAGGTTGAAGTACAGACCGACAGCGCGCTGATCCGCGGTATTGAAGATTCCCTGACCGCAGAAGGCAAAGCGCTGCTGGATGTATGGATGAGCCACGGCGATAAAGTGACGGCGATCCCGTCCGACTTCGTGACCGTTGCCAGTACCGAAACCTGCCCGTTCGCGATCATGGCGAATGAAGAAAAACGCTTCTATGGTGTGCAGTTCCACCCGGAAGTGACGCACACCCGCCAGGGTTTGCGCCTGCTGGAGCGTTTTGTGCGTGATATCTGCCAGTGCGAAGCGCTGTGGACACCGGCCAAAATCATTGATGACGCCGTTGAACGCATCCGCCAGCAAGTGGGTGGCGATAAAGTCATTCTCGGCCTTTCCGGCGGTGTTGATTCTTCCGTTACCGCGATGCTCCTGCACCGCGCAATCGGTAAAAACCTGACCTGTGTCTTCGTCGACAATGGCCTGCTGCGCCTGAACGAAGCTGAGCAGGTGTTGGATATGTTCGGCGACCATTTCGGCCTGAACATTGTTCACGTTCCGGCAGAAGAGCGCTTCCTGAGCGCGCTGGCGGGCGAGAACGATCCAGAAGCGAAACGTAAAATCATCGGCCGCGTGTTCGTTGAAGTGTTCGACGAAGAAGCCCTGAAACTGGAAGATGTGAAATGGCTGGCGCAGGGTACGATTTACCCGGACGTTATCGAATCTGCTGCTTCCGCCACCGGCAAAGCGCACGTCATCAAGTCTCACCATAATGTCGGCGGCCTGCCGAAAGAGATGAAGATGGGCCTGGTTGAGCCGCTGAAAGAGCTGTTCAAAGATGAAGTGCGTAAAATCGGTCTGGAACTCGGCCTGCCGTACGACATGCTGTACCGCCACCCGTTCCCAGGCCCAGGCCTTGGCGTTCGCGTGCTGGGCGAAGTGAAGAAAGAGTACTGCGACCTGCTGCGTCGTGCCGACGCCATCTTTATTGAAGAGCTGCATAAAGCCGATCTCTACAACAAAGTGAGCCAGGCGTTCACCGTCTTCCTGCCCGTTCGCTCCGTTGGCGTGATGGGCGACGGTCGTAAATATGATTGGGTTGTCTCTCTGCGCGCAGTGGAAACCATCGACTTTATGACCGCGCATTGGGCACACCTGCCGTATGATTTCCTCGGTCGCGTCTCCAACCGCATCATCAACGAAGTTAATGGCATTTCCCGTGTCGTGTATGACATCAGTGGCAAGCCGCCAGCAACGATTGAGTGGGAATAA
- a CDS encoding protealysin inhibitor emfourin encodes MNEPELTDDAVVELAREGGLAFIPKLAGTRRIVIAQLSAEQRQRLVDILHQALPLGQQPGKTDSPGRGDQRFYRLQITWTSQQPDMLLLIPESKAPPSFVELWREGEACICKP; translated from the coding sequence ATGAACGAACCCGAATTAACCGACGATGCGGTGGTCGAGCTAGCCCGTGAAGGCGGGTTGGCTTTTATCCCGAAGCTCGCGGGCACACGGCGCATTGTGATTGCCCAGCTCAGCGCGGAGCAGCGCCAGCGTCTGGTCGACATCCTGCACCAGGCGCTGCCGCTCGGGCAGCAGCCGGGGAAAACCGATTCGCCGGGACGCGGCGATCAGCGCTTTTACCGATTGCAAATCACCTGGACTTCACAGCAGCCAGACATGCTATTGCTGATCCCAGAAAGCAAAGCGCCACCGTCGTTTGTCGAACTGTGGCGCGAAGGTGAAGCCTGTATCTGCAAGCCCTAA
- a CDS encoding zinc ribbon domain-containing protein, which yields MDLKCPTCHNPLELVGTHAHCYGCDKDIEVQASCPECHQPLEVLKACGAVDYFCQHGHGLISKKRVEFTPL from the coding sequence ATGGATCTTAAATGCCCGACATGCCACAACCCGCTGGAGCTGGTGGGAACACACGCTCACTGCTACGGCTGTGATAAAGATATTGAAGTGCAGGCGTCCTGCCCGGAGTGCCATCAGCCTCTGGAGGTGTTGAAAGCCTGTGGTGCGGTGGACTATTTTTGCCAGCACGGTCACGGGCTGATTTCGAAAAAGCGCGTGGAATTTACACCGCTTTAG
- the guaB gene encoding IMP dehydrogenase, translating to MLRIAKEALTFDDVLLVPAHSTVLPNTADLSTQLTKSIRLNIPMLSAAMDTVTEARLAIALAQEGGIGFIHKNMSIERQAEEVRRVKKHESGVVKDPQTVLPTTTLREVKELTERNGFAGYPVVNTDNELVGIITGRDVRFVTDLNQPVSVYMTPKERLVTVREGESREVVFAKMHEKRVEKALVVDDSFHLLGMITVKDFQKAERKPNACKDEQGRLRVGAAVGAGAGNEERVDALVAAGVDVLLIDSSHGHSEGVLQRIRETRAKYPDLQIIGGNVATGAGARALAEAGVSAVKVGIGPGSICTTRIVTGVGVPQITAVSDAVEALEGLGIPVIADGGIRFSGDIAKAIAAGASAVMVGSMLAGTEESPGEIELFQGRSYKSYRGMGSLGAMSKGSSDRYFQTDNAADKLVPEGIEGRVAYKGRLKEIIHQQMGGLRSCMGLTGCGTIDALRTKAEFVRISGAGIQESHVHDVTITKESPNYRMGS from the coding sequence ATGCTACGTATCGCTAAAGAAGCCCTGACGTTTGACGACGTCCTCCTCGTTCCCGCCCATTCTACCGTTCTGCCGAATACTGCCGACTTGAGCACTCAGCTCACCAAATCCATTCGCCTGAACATTCCTATGCTCTCAGCGGCGATGGATACCGTGACGGAAGCGCGCCTGGCGATTGCCCTGGCACAAGAAGGCGGCATTGGCTTTATTCACAAAAACATGTCTATTGAACGCCAGGCGGAAGAAGTTCGCCGCGTGAAAAAACATGAATCCGGCGTGGTTAAAGATCCGCAAACTGTTCTGCCGACCACCACGCTGCGCGAAGTGAAAGAACTGACCGAGCGTAATGGTTTCGCCGGTTACCCGGTTGTAAACACCGACAACGAACTGGTTGGCATCATCACCGGTCGTGACGTGCGTTTCGTGACCGATCTGAACCAGCCAGTTAGCGTTTATATGACGCCGAAAGAGCGTCTGGTTACCGTGCGTGAAGGTGAATCCCGCGAAGTGGTTTTCGCGAAAATGCACGAAAAACGCGTTGAAAAAGCGCTGGTTGTCGATGACAGCTTCCACCTGCTCGGCATGATCACTGTTAAAGATTTCCAGAAAGCAGAACGTAAACCGAACGCCTGTAAAGATGAGCAGGGTCGTCTGCGCGTTGGCGCGGCGGTCGGTGCGGGCGCCGGTAACGAAGAGCGTGTTGATGCGCTGGTTGCCGCAGGCGTTGACGTGCTGCTGATTGACTCCTCCCATGGCCACTCCGAAGGCGTGTTGCAGCGCATTCGCGAAACGCGCGCTAAATACCCGGATCTGCAAATCATCGGCGGCAACGTCGCCACTGGCGCAGGTGCTCGCGCACTGGCCGAAGCGGGCGTAAGCGCGGTGAAAGTTGGTATCGGCCCTGGCTCCATTTGTACTACCCGTATCGTAACTGGTGTGGGCGTTCCGCAAATCACCGCTGTCTCTGACGCGGTTGAAGCGCTGGAAGGCCTGGGCATTCCGGTTATCGCTGATGGTGGCATTCGTTTCTCTGGTGATATCGCGAAAGCGATCGCCGCTGGCGCAAGCGCGGTGATGGTTGGCTCTATGCTGGCAGGCACCGAAGAATCTCCGGGCGAAATCGAACTCTTCCAGGGCCGTTCTTACAAATCTTATCGTGGCATGGGTTCGCTGGGCGCGATGTCCAAAGGCTCTTCCGACCGCTACTTCCAGACCGATAACGCCGCCGACAAACTGGTGCCGGAAGGTATCGAAGGGCGTGTGGCGTATAAAGGCCGCCTGAAAGAGATCATTCACCAGCAGATGGGCGGCCTGCGTTCCTGTATGGGTCTGACTGGCTGTGGTACTATCGACGCCCTGCGCACTAAAGCGGAGTTTGTGCGTATTAGTGGTGCGGGCATCCAGGAAAGTCACGTTCACGACGTGACCATCACCAAGGAATCCCCGAACTACCGCATGGGTTCTTAA
- the xseA gene encoding exodeoxyribonuclease VII large subunit: MSSFQTPSIFTVSRLNQSVRLLLEREMGQVWISGEISNFTQPSSGHWYFTLKDDTAQVRCAMFRNSNRRVTFRPQHGQQVLVRANITLYEPRGEYQIIVESMQPAGEGLLQQKYEQLKSKLAAEGLFDQQFKHPLPSPAHCVGVITSKTGAALHDILHVLKRRDPSLPVVIYPTAVQGEDAPAQIVRAIALANSRQECNVLIVGRGGGSLEDLWSFNDERVARAIFASAIPVVSAVGHETDVTIADFVADLRAPTPSAAAEIVSRNQLELLRQVQAMQQRLEMAMDYYLAGRNRRFAQLNHRLQQQHPQLRLARQQTVLDRLQQRMQHALDNQLKRASTRQQRVLQRLNQQNPQPHIHRAQTRVQQLEYRLAQNIRDRLSNTRERFGTAITHLEAVSPLATLARGYSVTTATDGKVLKQTKQVKAGDKLTTRLNDGWVESEVSGIIPAKKPRKRKTP; this comes from the coding sequence ATGTCATCGTTCCAAACTCCTTCCATTTTTACAGTCAGCCGCCTTAACCAGTCGGTGCGATTACTGCTGGAACGTGAAATGGGGCAAGTATGGATCAGCGGCGAAATCTCCAATTTTACCCAGCCCTCTTCGGGTCACTGGTACTTCACTTTAAAAGATGACACCGCGCAGGTGCGCTGTGCGATGTTTCGCAACAGCAACCGCCGCGTCACTTTTCGCCCGCAGCACGGCCAACAAGTTCTGGTGCGTGCCAATATCACGCTTTATGAGCCGCGCGGTGAATATCAAATCATCGTCGAAAGTATGCAGCCTGCTGGCGAAGGCCTGCTGCAACAGAAATACGAGCAGCTTAAAAGCAAGCTCGCGGCCGAAGGGCTTTTCGATCAGCAATTCAAACACCCCCTGCCCTCGCCTGCCCACTGCGTTGGGGTGATCACTTCAAAAACCGGTGCGGCGCTGCACGATATTCTGCATGTTCTTAAACGTCGCGATCCGTCACTGCCGGTGGTGATTTATCCCACCGCTGTACAGGGTGAAGATGCGCCTGCACAAATCGTTCGTGCCATCGCCCTTGCCAATAGCCGCCAGGAGTGCAACGTGTTAATCGTCGGGCGCGGCGGCGGTTCGCTGGAAGATTTATGGAGCTTCAACGATGAGCGCGTCGCGCGGGCCATTTTCGCAAGCGCCATTCCGGTAGTGAGCGCTGTAGGCCACGAAACTGATGTCACTATCGCGGATTTTGTCGCCGACCTGCGCGCACCAACGCCTTCCGCCGCGGCGGAAATTGTCAGCCGCAACCAACTTGAGTTGTTGCGCCAGGTGCAAGCGATGCAGCAACGCCTGGAAATGGCGATGGATTATTATCTCGCGGGCCGCAACCGCCGCTTTGCGCAGCTTAACCATCGCCTGCAACAACAACATCCGCAGCTTCGCCTGGCGCGCCAGCAAACGGTGCTCGACAGGTTACAGCAGCGGATGCAGCACGCGCTGGATAACCAGTTGAAGCGCGCTTCGACACGCCAGCAACGTGTTCTGCAACGTCTGAATCAACAAAACCCACAGCCGCATATTCACCGGGCGCAAACGCGCGTGCAGCAGCTTGAATATCGCCTTGCCCAGAATATTCGCGATCGGCTGAGCAACACGCGCGAGCGTTTTGGCACGGCGATTACCCACCTGGAAGCGGTTAGCCCGTTGGCGACGCTGGCGCGCGGTTACAGCGTGACCACCGCAACAGACGGCAAAGTGCTCAAGCAAACCAAACAGGTGAAAGCGGGCGATAAGCTGACCACCCGGCTCAATGATGGCTGGGTCGAGAGCGAAGTCAGCGGCATTATCCCGGCGAAAAAGCCCCGCAAGCGTAAAACCCCGTAA
- the der gene encoding ribosome biogenesis GTPase Der, translating into MVPVVALVGRPNVGKSTLFNRLTRTRDALVADFPGLTRDRKYGRAEVEGREFICIDTGGIDGTEDGVETRMAEQSLLAIEEADVVLFMVDARAGLMPADTAIAKHLRSRQKPTFLVANKTDGLDPDQAVSDFYSLGLGDIYAIAASHGRGVTSLLEHVLMPWMDELNPPEEVDEEAEYWAQFEANENGEAEEPEDDFNPQDLPIKLAIVGRPNVGKSTLTNRILGEDRVVVYDMPGTTRDSIYIPMQRDEREYILIDTAGVRKRGKITDVVEKFSVIKTLQAIEDANVVMLVIDAREGISDQDLSLLGFILNSGRSLVIVVNKWDGLSQEVKEQVKETLDYRLGFIDFARVHFISALHGSGVGNLFESVREAYDSSTRRVSTALLTRIMNMAAEDHQPPLVRGRRVKLKYAHAGGYNPPIVVIHGNQVKDLPDSYKRYLMNYFRKSLEVMGTPIRIQFKEGENPFADKRNTLTPNQLRKRKRLIKHIKKGK; encoded by the coding sequence ATGGTACCTGTGGTCGCGCTTGTCGGTCGCCCTAACGTTGGGAAATCCACGCTTTTCAACCGTCTGACGCGCACTCGTGATGCGCTGGTGGCGGATTTTCCGGGTCTGACTCGTGACCGTAAGTACGGTCGTGCTGAAGTAGAAGGCCGCGAATTTATCTGTATCGATACCGGCGGTATTGATGGCACGGAAGATGGTGTGGAAACGCGCATGGCGGAACAGTCGCTGTTAGCGATTGAAGAAGCCGATGTGGTGCTGTTTATGGTAGATGCCCGCGCGGGCCTGATGCCAGCCGACACCGCCATCGCTAAGCACCTGCGTTCTCGTCAAAAACCGACTTTCCTGGTGGCGAACAAAACTGACGGTCTGGACCCGGATCAAGCTGTTTCTGATTTCTACTCGCTGGGCCTGGGAGATATCTACGCTATCGCCGCTTCTCACGGACGCGGTGTGACCAGCTTGTTGGAACACGTGCTGATGCCGTGGATGGATGAGCTGAACCCACCGGAAGAGGTGGATGAAGAAGCGGAATATTGGGCGCAGTTCGAAGCGAATGAAAACGGCGAAGCAGAAGAGCCGGAAGACGATTTCAACCCGCAGGATTTGCCGATCAAGCTGGCGATTGTTGGGCGTCCGAATGTCGGTAAGTCCACACTAACCAACCGTATTCTCGGTGAAGACCGCGTGGTGGTGTACGACATGCCGGGCACCACGCGTGACAGCATCTACATTCCGATGCAGCGCGATGAACGTGAGTACATACTTATCGATACGGCGGGCGTGCGTAAGCGCGGCAAAATCACCGACGTGGTTGAGAAGTTCTCCGTAATCAAAACGTTGCAGGCAATTGAAGATGCCAACGTGGTGATGCTGGTGATCGATGCCCGCGAAGGCATTTCCGATCAGGACCTGTCGCTGCTGGGCTTCATTCTGAACAGCGGCCGCTCACTGGTGATTGTCGTCAACAAGTGGGACGGCCTGAGCCAGGAAGTGAAAGAGCAGGTGAAAGAGACGCTGGACTACCGTCTGGGCTTTATCGACTTTGCGCGCGTGCATTTTATCTCTGCGCTGCACGGCAGCGGCGTGGGCAACCTGTTCGAATCTGTGCGCGAAGCCTACGATAGCTCAACGCGTCGTGTAAGTACCGCGCTGCTGACCCGCATTATGAACATGGCGGCAGAAGATCATCAGCCACCGCTGGTGCGTGGTCGCCGCGTCAAGCTGAAATACGCCCACGCCGGGGGGTACAACCCGCCGATTGTGGTGATCCACGGCAACCAGGTGAAAGATCTGCCGGACTCCTATAAACGCTATCTGATGAACTACTTCCGCAAATCGCTGGAAGTCATGGGTACGCCAATTCGTATCCAGTTCAAAGAAGGGGAAAACCCGTTTGCTGACAAACGTAACACCCTGACGCCGAACCAGCTGCGTAAGCGTAAGCGCCTGATCAAGCACATCAAGAAAGGTAAGTAA
- a CDS encoding bifunctional transcriptional activator/DNA repair enzyme AdaA, whose amino-acid sequence MKVLDNDQCNVWYQALLERDSEYTGVFFVGVKTTGVFCISVCRARKPKRENVEFYKDVKSALDAGFRPCKVCKPTENAHSAPLFIEQALELVRANPKARISDTELRKQSISPERVRRWFLQHHGITFQAFQRMQRVNIALQELKGGRSATEVAFDSGYESLSGFGYTYKRITGAAPTEQRDVIMIHRFTTPLGPMFVCATERGVCLLEFTDRRMLETEFRDLQRLLKARIMSGQNSHTRQAENEMSEYFSGTRQQFDLQLDTPGSDFQQAVWQGLRAIPYGQTSHYQALAGQIEKPNAVRAVAAANGANRVAIVIPCHRIIGKDGTMTGYGGGVARKEWLIKHEQTMCHDADQKQK is encoded by the coding sequence ATGAAAGTTCTTGATAATGACCAATGCAATGTCTGGTACCAGGCACTTCTTGAGCGTGATTCGGAGTACACGGGGGTGTTTTTTGTTGGTGTTAAAACGACCGGCGTATTTTGTATTTCTGTCTGCCGGGCGCGAAAACCGAAGCGCGAAAATGTTGAGTTTTATAAAGACGTTAAATCTGCTCTGGATGCAGGGTTTCGCCCTTGTAAGGTTTGCAAACCAACGGAAAATGCCCATAGCGCCCCGCTTTTCATTGAGCAAGCGCTTGAACTGGTGCGTGCCAATCCTAAAGCACGCATAAGTGATACCGAGCTTCGTAAGCAAAGCATCAGCCCCGAGCGGGTGCGGCGCTGGTTTCTACAACATCACGGTATTACCTTCCAGGCTTTTCAACGCATGCAGCGGGTGAATATCGCACTTCAGGAGCTGAAAGGAGGGCGTTCCGCCACCGAGGTTGCTTTTGATAGCGGCTACGAATCATTAAGCGGTTTTGGCTATACCTATAAACGGATTACGGGAGCAGCCCCGACTGAACAACGCGATGTGATCATGATTCACCGTTTTACCACGCCGCTTGGCCCCATGTTTGTTTGCGCAACCGAACGTGGCGTTTGCCTGCTGGAATTTACCGACCGTCGCATGCTGGAAACCGAATTTCGCGATCTCCAGCGTTTACTCAAAGCGCGAATCATGTCCGGGCAAAATAGTCATACCCGGCAAGCGGAAAATGAGATGAGCGAGTATTTTTCCGGGACGCGCCAGCAGTTTGACCTTCAACTTGATACGCCTGGCAGTGATTTTCAGCAGGCGGTCTGGCAGGGACTGCGTGCGATTCCTTATGGTCAAACATCGCACTATCAAGCACTTGCTGGGCAAATCGAAAAGCCCAATGCCGTAAGAGCCGTCGCCGCTGCAAATGGTGCAAATCGAGTGGCAATCGTCATTCCTTGCCATCGGATTATCGGCAAAGACGGCACGATGACCGGCTATGGCGGCGGTGTCGCGCGCAAGGAGTGGCTTATTAAGCATGAACAAACAATGTGTCATGATGCCGACCAAAAACAAAAGTAA
- a CDS encoding isocitrate lyase/PEP mutase family protein, producing MDFTELHHQNKPLLIANVWDAGSARAAQRSGYQALGTSSAAIAAMLGYEDGEAMSFDELFYIVTRIKSATCLPLSVDVEAGFGETANEMTTNLKRLAQLGVVGVNLEDSRVVNGVRQLDNAVTFASRLKEIRKQLADENYPLFINVRTDTFLLNHQQALQETLLRGRLYEQSGADGLFVPCLTAENDIETLSREINLPLNIMCMPDLPRFDRLGQLGVNRISMGNFVHSALQLKLENIMQTIQSQQSFAGVVG from the coding sequence ATGGATTTCACTGAACTTCATCATCAAAACAAACCGTTACTTATCGCAAATGTCTGGGATGCTGGCAGCGCGCGTGCAGCGCAGCGGTCGGGCTATCAGGCTTTGGGAACATCAAGTGCAGCGATTGCCGCGATGTTAGGTTATGAAGACGGCGAAGCTATGTCATTTGATGAGCTGTTCTACATTGTTACCCGTATTAAATCAGCCACTTGCCTGCCATTAAGTGTTGATGTTGAAGCTGGCTTTGGTGAGACGGCAAACGAAATGACCACGAATCTTAAACGTCTCGCCCAGCTTGGCGTTGTGGGTGTCAACCTTGAGGATAGCCGCGTTGTTAATGGTGTAAGACAACTCGATAATGCCGTGACATTTGCCAGCAGATTAAAAGAGATTCGTAAGCAGCTGGCTGATGAGAATTATCCATTGTTTATTAATGTTCGCACCGATACGTTTCTTCTTAATCATCAACAGGCATTGCAGGAAACACTGTTACGTGGTCGATTATATGAGCAATCTGGCGCCGACGGCCTTTTTGTTCCCTGCCTGACGGCTGAAAACGATATTGAGACCCTGTCCCGGGAGATTAATTTGCCGCTAAACATCATGTGCATGCCCGATCTTCCGAGGTTCGACAGACTAGGACAATTAGGTGTGAATCGAATTTCTATGGGTAATTTTGTTCATTCGGCTCTTCAATTGAAGCTTGAAAATATCATGCAAACTATCCAGTCGCAGCAGTCCTTTGCCGGAGTAGTTGGTTAA